The following proteins come from a genomic window of Micromonospora zamorensis:
- the rox gene encoding rifampin monooxygenase, with product MIDVIIAGGGPTGLMLASELRLHGVHVLVVERDTEPTPYVRALGLHARSIEVMDQRGLLERFLALGQQHPVGGFFAAIPKPSPSGLDTAHPYVLGIPQTTTDRLLAEHAADVGVEIRRGCELVGLSQDDDGVTVRLADGGQLRSRYLVGCDGGRSTVRKLLGVGFPGEPSRVESLLGEMEVGVAPETVAEVVAEVRTTHLRFGLGPLGDGVYRVLVPAEGVVEDRSVPPTIEEFKRQLLAYAGTDFGVHSPRWLSRFGDATRLAERYRTGRVLLAGDAAHIHPPTGGQGLNLGIQDAFNLGWKLAAAVNGWAPDGLLDSYHTERHPVAADVLNNTRAQMLLLSPEPGPRSVRQLLSELLDFEDVNRYLIEKVTAIGVRYDFGEGHEMLGRHLRDVRLKQGRLYELMRGGRGLLLDQTGRLSVAGWADRVDHVVDVSEELDVPAVLLRPDGHVAWVGDDQTELLGQLPRWFGAAAG from the coding sequence ATGATCGATGTCATCATTGCCGGCGGCGGGCCGACCGGCCTGATGCTGGCCAGCGAGTTGCGACTGCACGGGGTGCACGTGCTAGTGGTGGAGAGGGACACCGAGCCGACCCCGTACGTCCGTGCGCTCGGGCTGCACGCGCGCAGCATCGAGGTGATGGATCAGCGTGGCCTGTTGGAGCGGTTCCTCGCGCTCGGCCAGCAGCACCCGGTCGGTGGCTTCTTCGCCGCCATTCCCAAGCCGTCGCCGAGCGGGCTGGACACCGCCCATCCGTACGTCCTCGGCATCCCGCAGACCACGACGGACCGCCTGCTGGCTGAGCACGCCGCCGACGTCGGCGTGGAGATCCGGCGCGGCTGCGAACTGGTCGGGCTCAGCCAGGACGACGACGGGGTGACAGTGCGGTTGGCCGACGGCGGGCAGCTGCGGTCGCGCTATCTCGTCGGCTGCGACGGTGGCCGCAGCACCGTGCGCAAACTGCTCGGCGTCGGCTTTCCCGGTGAGCCCAGCAGGGTCGAGTCCCTGTTGGGCGAGATGGAGGTGGGCGTAGCACCGGAGACGGTGGCCGAGGTGGTGGCCGAGGTGCGCACGACGCACCTGCGGTTCGGCCTCGGGCCGCTGGGCGACGGGGTGTACCGCGTCCTGGTTCCCGCCGAGGGGGTGGTCGAGGATCGCTCGGTCCCGCCGACCATCGAGGAGTTCAAGCGACAACTGCTGGCGTACGCGGGCACCGACTTCGGCGTGCACTCACCGCGCTGGCTCTCCCGCTTCGGCGACGCCACTCGGCTGGCCGAGCGCTACCGGACCGGCCGGGTGCTGCTGGCCGGCGACGCGGCGCACATCCACCCGCCAACCGGCGGGCAGGGGCTCAACCTCGGCATCCAGGACGCGTTCAACCTCGGGTGGAAACTGGCCGCCGCCGTCAACGGCTGGGCGCCGGACGGGCTGCTGGACAGTTACCACACCGAACGGCACCCGGTGGCCGCCGACGTCCTGAACAACACCCGCGCGCAGATGCTGCTGCTGTCGCCCGAGCCGGGACCCCGGTCGGTGCGTCAACTGTTGTCGGAGCTGTTGGACTTCGAGGACGTCAACCGGTACCTGATCGAGAAGGTCACCGCGATCGGGGTCCGCTACGACTTCGGCGAGGGCCACGAGATGCTCGGCCGCCACCTGCGCGACGTACGGCTCAAGCAGGGACGCCTCTACGAGCTGATGCGCGGGGGCCGCGGACTGCTGCTCGACCAGACCGGCCGGCTCTCCGTCGCCGGGTGGGCGGACCGGGTCGACCACGTCGTCGACGTCAGCGAGGAACTGGACGTGCCCGCCGTGCTCCTGCGGCCAGACGGCCACGTGGCGTGGGTGGGCGACGACCAGACGGAGCTGCTCGGCCAGCTGCCCAGATGGTTCGGTGCAGCCGCCGGCTGA
- a CDS encoding GGDEF domain-containing protein: protein MPDPMSVASGICAAGALLSSWQLRRRAVRAEAEIDHLQAELAAERHAASHDPLTGLPNRRAFYRLAATLLTDAAGQPLIAVVLDLDDFKQINDRYGHAAGDQVLISVADRLAGFAGDNLVARLGGDEFAGLLSSPTVDRRWIEHSTRRLAETVAAPIRLNGCSVRVTASVGLAPVSGPAQLTDALSRADAAMYQAKSLGGARSPRQLVDSAWLTEL, encoded by the coding sequence GTGCCGGATCCGATGAGTGTCGCCTCCGGGATCTGCGCGGCCGGCGCCCTGCTCTCCTCCTGGCAACTACGCCGACGGGCGGTGCGCGCCGAGGCCGAGATCGATCACCTTCAGGCCGAGCTCGCCGCCGAGCGGCACGCCGCGAGTCACGACCCACTCACCGGGCTGCCCAACCGGCGCGCCTTCTACCGCCTGGCGGCCACCCTGCTCACCGACGCGGCCGGTCAGCCGTTGATCGCCGTGGTGCTCGACCTGGACGACTTCAAGCAGATCAACGACCGGTACGGGCACGCCGCCGGCGACCAGGTGCTGATCAGTGTGGCCGACCGGCTCGCCGGTTTCGCCGGGGACAACCTCGTCGCCCGCCTCGGTGGCGACGAGTTCGCCGGGCTGCTCTCCAGCCCCACAGTCGACCGGCGCTGGATCGAGCACTCCACCCGCCGACTCGCCGAGACCGTCGCCGCGCCGATCCGGCTCAACGGGTGCAGCGTCCGTGTCACCGCGTCCGTCGGGCTCGCCCCGGTGTCCGGCCCGGCCCAGCTCACCGACGCGCTCAGCCGCGCCGACGCCGCCATGTACCAGGCGAAGAGCCTCGGCGGTGCCCGGTCACCCCGGCAACTGGTCGACAGCGCCTGGCTGACCGAGCTCTGA
- a CDS encoding DUF397 domain-containing protein has protein sequence MHQPPNGVPIHQLPPLSWQKSRRSNPSGNCVELAELPGGAGIAVRNSRHPEGPALIYTVDEIAAFVLGARDGDFDHLIN, from the coding sequence ATGCATCAGCCACCCAATGGCGTACCGATCCATCAGTTGCCTCCGCTGAGCTGGCAGAAGAGCCGCCGCAGCAACCCCAGCGGCAACTGCGTCGAACTCGCCGAGCTGCCCGGGGGAGCGGGCATCGCGGTCCGCAACTCACGGCACCCGGAGGGCCCGGCGCTGATCTACACAGTGGACGAAATCGCCGCCTTCGTGCTCGGAGCGCGCGACGGGGATTTTGACCACCTGATCAACTGA
- a CDS encoding helix-turn-helix domain-containing protein encodes MVPAEGGPTTGPTVLRMLLGAQLRRLRESSGVTREGAGWEIRSSESKISRMELGRVGFKERDVSDLLTLYGVTEEHERDALLKLARDANSPGWWHRYGDVLPTWFQSYLGLEAAAALIRTYEVQFVPGLLQTGDYARAVVLLGHGAAGPDEIERRVALRMQRQQLLHRDNPPQLWAVVDEAALRRPIGGPAVMRGQLTALIEATKSPNIRLQVIPFAAGGHAAAGGAFTILRFGDQELPDIVYIEQLTSAIYLDKRDDLDYYAVAMERLCVEAEPPERTPDILGRLLDELYPA; translated from the coding sequence ATGGTTCCCGCCGAGGGTGGCCCGACAACCGGGCCGACAGTGCTGCGCATGCTGCTCGGTGCCCAGCTGCGCCGCCTGCGGGAGTCCAGCGGGGTGACCCGGGAGGGCGCCGGCTGGGAGATCCGTTCCTCTGAGTCGAAGATCAGTCGGATGGAGCTGGGTCGGGTCGGCTTCAAGGAACGCGACGTCTCCGACCTGCTCACCCTCTACGGCGTCACCGAGGAGCACGAGCGTGACGCGCTGCTCAAGCTCGCCCGCGACGCCAACAGCCCCGGCTGGTGGCACCGCTACGGCGACGTGTTGCCGACCTGGTTCCAGTCGTACCTGGGCCTGGAGGCCGCAGCCGCGCTGATCCGCACCTACGAGGTGCAGTTCGTCCCCGGCCTGTTGCAGACCGGGGACTACGCCCGCGCTGTCGTGCTGCTCGGGCACGGCGCGGCAGGTCCGGACGAGATCGAGCGCCGCGTCGCTCTGCGGATGCAGCGTCAGCAGTTGCTCCACCGGGACAACCCACCGCAGCTCTGGGCCGTCGTGGACGAGGCAGCCCTACGGCGCCCGATCGGTGGCCCCGCCGTCATGCGCGGCCAGCTCACCGCTCTCATCGAGGCGACCAAGTCACCCAACATCCGGCTCCAGGTCATCCCGTTCGCCGCCGGTGGTCACGCCGCCGCCGGGGGAGCCTTCACCATCCTGCGATTCGGTGACCAGGAGCTGCCCGACATCGTCTACATCGAACAGCTCACCAGCGCCATCTACCTCGACAAGCGCGACGACCTCGACTACTACGCGGTGGCCATGGAACGGCTCTGCGTCGAGGCCGAGCCGCCGGAGCGTACGCCGGACATTCTCGGCCGGTTGCTGGACGAGCTCTACCCGGCGTGA
- a CDS encoding SAM-dependent methyltransferase — protein MTTEASGPTAGSPSDRIDTTVAHPARRYNYWLGGKDNFQADRESGDTMAAAFPTIRTAALENRRFLQRAVGFLTREAGIRQFLDIGTGIPTADNTHEVAQGIAPESRVVYVDNDPIVLAHARALLSSSPQGATAYIDADLRDPERILAHPELRRTIDLSRPVALMLVAVLHFVPDGDDPYALVRHLLDALPAGSWLAASHATHEYLPPAVAAQARAAARGGGPHGLINLRTRDEFSRFFVDLDVVEPGITSVAEWRAENEPQPRPSVVEVSMYGGVARLP, from the coding sequence ATGACCACCGAGGCCTCGGGCCCAACGGCCGGCTCGCCGAGCGACCGGATCGACACCACTGTGGCCCACCCCGCCCGCCGCTACAACTACTGGCTGGGCGGCAAGGACAACTTCCAGGCCGACCGCGAGTCCGGCGACACGATGGCGGCAGCCTTCCCGACGATCCGCACCGCCGCCCTGGAGAACCGCCGTTTCCTCCAGCGGGCCGTGGGCTTCCTGACCCGCGAGGCCGGCATCCGGCAGTTCCTCGACATCGGCACCGGCATCCCGACCGCCGACAACACCCACGAGGTCGCCCAGGGCATCGCACCGGAGTCCCGGGTGGTCTACGTCGACAACGATCCGATCGTGCTGGCCCACGCCCGCGCGCTGCTGAGCAGCTCACCGCAGGGCGCCACCGCCTACATCGACGCCGACCTGCGCGACCCGGAGCGGATCCTCGCCCACCCGGAGTTGCGACGCACCATCGACCTGTCCCGGCCGGTCGCCCTCATGCTGGTGGCCGTCCTGCACTTCGTGCCCGACGGCGACGACCCGTACGCGCTGGTGCGGCACCTGCTCGACGCGCTGCCGGCGGGCAGCTGGTTGGCCGCCTCGCACGCCACCCACGAGTACCTTCCGCCAGCGGTCGCCGCGCAGGCTCGGGCGGCGGCCAGGGGCGGCGGCCCACACGGGCTGATCAACCTGCGCACCCGGGACGAGTTCAGCCGCTTCTTCGTCGACCTCGACGTGGTGGAACCGGGCATCACCTCGGTCGCCGAGTGGCGGGCCGAGAACGAGCCGCAGCCGCGCCCGTCGGTGGTCGAGGTGAGCATGTACGGCGGCGTCGCCCGCCTGCCGTGA
- a CDS encoding winged helix-turn-helix transcriptional regulator — protein MATTTASERRERDRRSYNAFLAECPGHEVLATLSDKWLTLVVSALADGPQRHSELARTVAGASQKMLTQTLRKLERDGLVSRSVTVGVPARVDYQLTPLGESLLPVQRAIKAWAEAHIDEVHAARARHDASGG, from the coding sequence ATGGCCACCACGACCGCCAGCGAGCGCCGCGAGCGGGACCGTCGCTCCTACAACGCGTTTCTGGCCGAGTGCCCGGGTCACGAGGTGCTGGCGACGCTGAGCGACAAGTGGCTGACGCTGGTCGTGAGCGCATTGGCCGACGGGCCGCAACGGCACAGCGAACTGGCCCGGACGGTGGCCGGGGCGAGCCAGAAGATGCTCACCCAGACGCTGCGCAAGCTCGAGCGCGACGGCCTGGTCAGCCGATCGGTGACCGTCGGCGTGCCGGCCCGGGTCGACTACCAGCTCACCCCGCTGGGCGAGAGCCTCCTGCCGGTGCAGCGCGCGATCAAGGCCTGGGCCGAGGCGCACATCGACGAGGTGCACGCGGCCCGCGCCCGCCACGACGCCTCAGGCGGCTGA
- a CDS encoding LacI family DNA-binding transcriptional regulator: MADAVGVSRSTVSNAYSRPDQLSAALRERILEAARQLGYPGPNPTARSLRRGFVGSIGVLFTSQLSYAFTDPFAVRFLAGVGAAAERHGTSMLLVPLPPAVTDARRAVENAAVDGFCVYCVADEEWALDVIRQRGLPFVSTASRDNAGADERFVGIDERAAARSAAAHVAGLGHRRVALLADSVLPDAPAGPLTLAGVDQVPHPTTRGRLTGFADAFAEVGVGWAELTLVNVPGNSRPAAAAAIAGLFDQPAPPTAVLAGSDVLALGVLDALAARPAHDRPTVSVTGFDDVPEAAAAGLTTVRQPAEEKGRIAAELLLDPPADAAAGHVLLPTALVVRASTGPVPRS; encoded by the coding sequence GTGGCCGACGCCGTGGGCGTCTCCCGCAGCACCGTGTCCAACGCCTACAGCCGCCCCGACCAGCTCTCCGCCGCCCTGCGTGAGCGGATCCTGGAGGCCGCCCGGCAACTCGGGTACCCCGGCCCCAACCCCACCGCGCGCTCCCTGCGCCGGGGCTTCGTCGGGTCGATCGGGGTGCTGTTCACCTCGCAACTGTCGTACGCCTTCACCGACCCGTTCGCGGTGCGCTTCCTCGCCGGGGTCGGCGCGGCGGCCGAGCGGCACGGCACGAGCATGCTGCTGGTGCCGCTGCCGCCGGCCGTGACCGACGCCCGACGGGCGGTGGAGAACGCCGCTGTCGACGGGTTCTGCGTCTACTGCGTCGCCGACGAGGAATGGGCGTTGGACGTCATCCGCCAACGCGGGCTGCCGTTCGTCAGCACGGCCTCCCGCGACAACGCCGGCGCTGACGAACGGTTCGTCGGCATCGACGAGCGGGCCGCCGCGCGCAGTGCCGCCGCGCACGTCGCCGGCCTCGGCCACCGTCGGGTGGCGCTGCTCGCCGACTCCGTGCTGCCCGACGCGCCGGCCGGCCCTCTCACCCTGGCCGGGGTCGACCAGGTGCCGCACCCGACCACCCGAGGTCGGCTCACCGGGTTCGCCGACGCCTTCGCCGAGGTCGGCGTCGGCTGGGCCGAGCTGACCCTGGTCAACGTCCCCGGCAACAGTCGCCCGGCGGCAGCCGCAGCCATCGCCGGGCTGTTCGACCAACCCGCACCGCCGACCGCCGTGCTGGCCGGCTCCGACGTCCTCGCGCTCGGTGTGCTGGACGCGCTGGCCGCGCGGCCGGCCCATGATCGTCCGACTGTCTCGGTGACCGGCTTCGACGACGTCCCCGAGGCCGCCGCGGCCGGCCTCACCACCGTCCGGCAACCGGCCGAGGAAAAGGGCCGGATCGCCGCCGAACTCCTGCTCGACCCGCCCGCGGACGCCGCGGCCGGTCATGTGTTGCTGCCCACCGCACTCGTCGTCCGGGCCTCCACCGGACCTGTCCCGAGGAGCTGA
- a CDS encoding serine/threonine-protein kinase, with protein MPTLRLHDRYVLHERIGLGGMSEVWRADDDVLGRPVAIKVLAGQLAADPQLRATIQREARAAARLTHPHVTQVYDYAEATLAGGVVVPYLVMELVDGHNLADRLRTGPLPWPEAVRVAGQIAAALAAAHRIGVVHRDVKPGNVMLTDTGAKVLDFGIAALGGLDSQSGEPLMGTPAYFAPERLTAGPPDPASDIYALGALLYRTLTGQAPLPVQSWEDALEVHRRGTPVPPLRVPGLPADIAELTLACLAANPADRPSAAHLARRFGAGQPVEPPTELLRRVLPAAHPPTLIDRSAARPAPVAAAPARRRSRRPLAVLGAAGLAVLVGVGALLAEGPLGTPGAPSSPQVAAPPSTSAPKPTPTTQSPTPTAPSSPRPSASTAPPTAGQQVPVSLREVTSGFSAVLANAVARGDIDPRTAEDLRDDLADLSRHSRDRAKRVADLRERIAELVERDRLAAQTGAQLDALLAQTGSFTTGRTDD; from the coding sequence ATGCCCACCCTCCGTCTCCACGACCGCTACGTACTGCACGAGCGGATCGGTCTCGGCGGCATGTCCGAGGTGTGGCGGGCCGACGACGACGTGCTCGGCCGGCCCGTCGCCATCAAGGTCCTCGCCGGGCAGCTCGCCGCCGACCCGCAACTGCGGGCCACCATCCAACGCGAGGCCCGCGCTGCCGCCCGGCTGACCCACCCACACGTGACCCAGGTGTACGACTACGCCGAGGCGACCCTGGCCGGCGGCGTCGTTGTCCCGTACCTGGTGATGGAACTCGTCGACGGCCACAACCTGGCCGACCGGCTGCGGACCGGGCCACTGCCGTGGCCGGAGGCGGTCCGGGTGGCCGGGCAGATCGCCGCCGCACTGGCCGCCGCGCATCGCATCGGCGTCGTGCACCGCGACGTCAAGCCCGGCAACGTCATGCTGACCGACACCGGCGCCAAGGTGCTCGACTTCGGCATCGCCGCCCTCGGCGGGCTCGACAGTCAGTCCGGCGAGCCGCTGATGGGCACACCCGCCTACTTCGCCCCCGAGCGGCTGACCGCCGGCCCGCCCGACCCCGCCAGCGACATCTACGCCCTCGGCGCGCTGCTCTACCGCACCCTCACCGGGCAGGCGCCGCTGCCCGTGCAGAGCTGGGAGGACGCGCTGGAGGTGCACCGACGTGGCACTCCGGTGCCGCCGCTGCGGGTGCCCGGCCTCCCCGCCGACATCGCCGAGCTGACCCTCGCCTGTCTGGCCGCCAACCCGGCCGACCGGCCGAGCGCCGCGCACCTGGCCCGCCGCTTCGGCGCCGGCCAGCCGGTCGAGCCGCCCACCGAGCTGCTGCGGCGTGTCCTCCCGGCGGCTCACCCTCCCACCCTGATCGACCGCTCGGCGGCACGCCCCGCCCCGGTCGCCGCCGCGCCGGCCCGCCGCCGGTCGCGCCGACCCCTCGCCGTGCTGGGCGCAGCCGGCCTCGCCGTGCTGGTCGGCGTCGGCGCCCTGCTCGCCGAAGGTCCCCTCGGCACACCGGGCGCACCCAGCTCTCCGCAGGTGGCCGCCCCACCGTCGACCTCCGCCCCCAAGCCCACACCCACGACGCAGTCGCCGACGCCGACGGCACCCTCCTCGCCCCGACCCAGCGCCAGCACCGCCCCACCGACCGCCGGGCAGCAGGTGCCGGTCAGCCTGCGGGAGGTGACCAGCGGGTTCTCCGCCGTCCTCGCCAACGCGGTGGCCCGCGGTGACATCGACCCCAGGACCGCCGAAGATCTGCGCGACGACCTGGCCGACCTGAGCCGGCACAGCAGGGACCGAGCCAAGCGCGTCGCCGACCTGCGGGAACGCATCGCCGAGCTGGTGGAACGCGACCGGCTGGCAGCGCAGACGGGCGCCCAACTCGACGCTCTGCTAGCGCAGACCGGCAGCTTCACCACCGGCCGTACGGACGACTGA
- a CDS encoding histidine phosphatase family protein → MRTRLIFVRHGESLHQLEGIVGGPRGCRGLTALGHEQAHDLANRLTNEVAADRPVAVYSSVLRRAVETAQPIATAFGVRPVADCGLCTWHTPPYADGLPTARFRTEHAVPGGGVFRPFEEGNESWAELVVRVSRAIMEIAHRHRGATVVLVGHSETVEGAFHALAAQPVFRGFDLDVPPASITEWTTDHDPGGWPPARWTLRRFGDTGGWAKA, encoded by the coding sequence ATGCGGACACGTCTGATCTTCGTGCGACATGGCGAGTCGCTCCACCAGCTCGAAGGAATCGTGGGCGGGCCACGTGGTTGTCGGGGCCTCACCGCCCTCGGCCACGAACAGGCACACGATCTCGCCAACCGGCTCACCAACGAGGTCGCCGCCGACCGGCCGGTGGCGGTCTACTCGTCCGTGCTGCGCAGGGCGGTCGAGACCGCCCAACCGATCGCCACCGCCTTCGGCGTTCGGCCCGTGGCCGACTGTGGCCTGTGCACCTGGCACACACCCCCGTACGCCGACGGCCTGCCGACCGCCCGCTTCCGCACCGAACACGCGGTGCCCGGCGGGGGCGTGTTCCGGCCGTTCGAGGAGGGCAACGAGAGCTGGGCCGAACTGGTCGTCCGGGTCAGCCGGGCGATCATGGAGATCGCCCACCGGCACCGGGGCGCCACAGTGGTTCTGGTCGGTCACAGCGAAACTGTCGAGGGCGCGTTCCACGCGCTCGCCGCGCAGCCGGTCTTTCGGGGGTTCGACCTGGACGTGCCTCCGGCCTCGATCACCGAATGGACCACCGACCACGACCCCGGCGGTTGGCCTCCCGCCCGGTGGACGCTGCGCCGCTTCGGTGACACCGGCGGGTGGGCTAAAGCGTGA
- a CDS encoding GNAT family N-acetyltransferase, producing MPDLIAPTVRLHAAWLEAHDEWGPGLHEDGFGLQSTDEVRSSEGFAAWVTRLADQSDPAQPLDAARVPCTYRWIVEDDRVLGGIALRHELNDHLLRVAGHIGYGIRPSARGRGLATWALGRMLAQARALGLDRVLLVCEADNVASSRTIERCGGVLEGILDTDLGPARRYWITL from the coding sequence ATGCCCGACTTGATCGCGCCCACCGTCCGCCTGCACGCCGCCTGGCTGGAGGCGCACGACGAGTGGGGCCCCGGTCTCCACGAGGACGGTTTCGGGCTGCAGTCGACCGACGAGGTGCGATCGTCGGAAGGGTTCGCGGCCTGGGTGACCCGACTGGCCGACCAGTCGGATCCGGCGCAGCCGTTGGATGCGGCTCGCGTGCCGTGCACGTACCGGTGGATCGTCGAGGACGACCGGGTGCTCGGCGGCATCGCGCTGCGACACGAGCTCAACGACCACCTGCTGCGGGTCGCCGGCCACATCGGCTATGGCATCCGCCCGTCCGCACGCGGCAGAGGGCTGGCGACCTGGGCGCTGGGCCGGATGCTCGCCCAGGCGCGGGCGCTCGGGTTGGATCGGGTGCTGCTGGTCTGCGAGGCGGACAACGTCGCGTCGTCGAGGACGATCGAGCGCTGCGGCGGTGTCCTTGAGGGCATCCTGGACACCGACCTCGGACCGGCACGGCGGTACTGGATCACGCTTTAG
- a CDS encoding alpha/beta fold hydrolase, giving the protein MTTTQTHTLAVPGVDLVYDVRGPLPPSGGHPVLLMIGQPMTAEGFTALAPHFTDRTVVAYDPRGLGRSVRTDGRIDHTPQQQAADLHLLIEALGAGPVDVFASSGGAVTALELVATYPHDVVTLVAHEPPINAVLPDASAAERARAGFYEAYQAKGTGAGMAAFIAMTSWQGEFTDAYFAQPTPDPAMFGMSTDDDGTRDDPLLSQNSWAITDYQPDAGLLTAAPTRIVIAVGEESAGTYTARTALGMAAVLGQQPVVFPSHHGGFLGGEFGYAGKPEEFATRLREVLDAG; this is encoded by the coding sequence ATGACGACAACGCAGACACACACCCTCGCCGTACCCGGCGTCGACCTGGTCTACGACGTCCGCGGTCCGCTGCCCCCGTCCGGCGGGCACCCCGTGCTGCTCATGATCGGTCAACCGATGACGGCGGAGGGCTTCACCGCGCTCGCCCCGCACTTCACCGACCGTACCGTCGTCGCCTACGACCCGCGCGGGCTCGGTCGCAGCGTCCGCACGGACGGCCGCATCGACCACACGCCGCAGCAGCAGGCGGCCGACCTGCACCTGCTGATCGAGGCGCTCGGCGCCGGCCCGGTCGACGTGTTCGCCAGCAGCGGCGGTGCGGTGACGGCACTCGAACTCGTCGCGACGTACCCGCACGACGTCGTCACGTTGGTGGCGCACGAGCCGCCGATCAACGCGGTGCTCCCCGACGCCAGCGCCGCCGAACGCGCGCGGGCCGGCTTCTACGAGGCGTACCAGGCGAAGGGCACCGGCGCCGGCATGGCCGCGTTCATCGCGATGACGTCGTGGCAGGGCGAGTTCACCGATGCCTACTTCGCCCAGCCCACCCCCGACCCGGCGATGTTCGGCATGTCGACCGACGACGACGGCACCCGCGACGACCCGCTGTTGTCGCAGAACTCGTGGGCGATCACCGACTACCAGCCCGACGCGGGCCTGCTCACCGCCGCGCCGACCCGGATCGTGATCGCGGTCGGTGAGGAGTCGGCGGGGACGTACACCGCGCGGACGGCCCTCGGCATGGCGGCCGTCCTCGGCCAGCAGCCCGTGGTGTTCCCGAGTCACCACGGCGGCTTCCTCGGGGGTGAGTTCGGCTACGCGGGCAAGCCCGAGGAGTTCGCGACACGGTTGCGGGAGGTGCTGGACGCAGGCTGA
- a CDS encoding DinB family protein — MTSFPGTFAHDVIDQPAQAQIEAFIDEHRRALNGCLDGMTEEQARRSLVPSRTTLLGLVKHATFVEKVWFDEAVTCRPRSEIGIPATPDESFILDDDDTIASIQRAHREACEASHRATASLGLDDVLRGNRRGPLPLRWVYLHVLRELAQHCGHAEILREQLLAE, encoded by the coding sequence GTGACTTCTTTTCCGGGGACGTTCGCTCACGATGTCATCGACCAGCCGGCGCAGGCGCAGATCGAGGCGTTCATCGACGAGCACCGCCGGGCGCTCAACGGCTGCCTGGACGGGATGACCGAGGAGCAGGCGCGCCGGTCGTTGGTGCCGTCCCGGACCACGCTCCTGGGTCTCGTGAAGCACGCCACGTTCGTGGAGAAGGTCTGGTTCGACGAGGCCGTCACCTGCCGGCCCCGCTCCGAGATCGGCATTCCCGCGACGCCGGACGAGTCGTTCATCCTCGATGACGACGACACGATCGCCTCGATCCAGCGAGCACACCGCGAGGCGTGCGAAGCCTCCCACCGCGCGACGGCGTCGTTGGGCCTGGACGACGTGCTCCGCGGCAACCGGCGCGGCCCGCTGCCGCTGCGTTGGGTGTACCTGCACGTGCTGCGCGAGCTGGCCCAGCACTGTGGGCACGCCGAGATCCTGCGTGAGCAGCTCCTGGCCGAATAG
- a CDS encoding VOC family protein: MSTVPSRLSVVTVGARDIAALRSFYRSLGWPELPASDNGWSAFLLGGVLFALYPLSELAAEAAPGVPAPAGGWSGVTLACNVDSREEVDAAFAAAVEAGATVVAAPTDRSWGGRSGYIADPEGNRWEIAWAGTARFDERGALTSFG, from the coding sequence ATGAGCACTGTCCCCTCCCGACTGTCCGTGGTCACAGTGGGAGCACGCGACATCGCGGCGTTGCGGTCGTTCTACCGGTCACTGGGGTGGCCTGAGCTGCCGGCCAGCGATAACGGTTGGTCGGCCTTCCTGCTCGGTGGTGTCCTGTTCGCGCTCTACCCGCTGTCGGAGCTGGCCGCCGAGGCGGCGCCGGGCGTGCCCGCCCCGGCCGGTGGCTGGTCGGGCGTCACCCTGGCCTGCAACGTCGACAGCCGTGAGGAGGTCGACGCGGCTTTCGCCGCGGCCGTCGAGGCGGGCGCTACGGTGGTGGCGGCGCCGACCGATCGGTCCTGGGGTGGGCGCTCCGGTTACATCGCGGACCCGGAGGGCAACCGCTGGGAGATCGCCTGGGCGGGCACGGCCCGCTTCGACGAGCGCGGCGCGCTCACCTCGTTCGGCTGA